A genome region from Cyprinus carpio isolate SPL01 chromosome B23, ASM1834038v1, whole genome shotgun sequence includes the following:
- the LOC109112075 gene encoding targeting protein for Xklp2-B-like isoform X3, which yields MEEGSADAYTWDAPSHVIESIDDFALDPQDNADQWFELKATPKGGTVEQLTTPLQTKLFDETHNTNRPKALVSPMVKKDDTTSSDVKESTSTEVPSNIVTSWGNGRTTSAPVQGQKSVPAPPRRVSKRPVPKNEKLTAPTTPPLVKKRRSSTSQTVRRSGAAVRRSGAGARRSGAGARSSVRLRNKPAIASKTSDTASASNTTQQKSTEQQEMEHIEALQKEVAEQRRKNEASYRAALAGSHLPKKHVLSTTIPKEFNFRSDSRLKNHLDVGSAVGNSYKEVDFTSQLRKHPSSPLKAPKGTTIPKPFNLSKGKRKLDEAGAYVPMAQQIEQFQKRTPTRYHLRSRPSQERGPSPVKTEKPKITHPKTPQLLTRQRHRPTMVKSTAEIEAEETEKMQQFKFKALELNRKILEGALVPKKPVSKEVTKPEGFQLEIEKRLQERQAGKKPEEEEDHTFHPRPLPTRILEEVVGVPEKKVLNPTVPESPAFALKNRVRMEKKKEEEKPPAPIKAHAVPHFLPFQPKLPVKSQVEMCPFSFEERERERRVMKEKKLEEMRNEEVPKFKAQPLPDFHEVHLPEKKVVEPTKPAPFKLMVDERGAAKGERWEQMMKEELKRQAEAACFKAQPNNVVHKEPFVPKKENHSILANTTNSAVPEAFQLATERRAKERMEFEKELSEKEALRARMEEEWTREREEQKKEEIARLRQEQVRKAQPVRRYKPVELKKSDVSLTVPQSPNFSDRFRL from the exons ATGGAAGAGGGTTCTGCTGATGCGTACACATGGGATGCCCCTTCTCATGTTATAGAGTCTATAGATGATTTTGCCCTGGACCCTCAGGATAATGCTGACCAGTGGTTTG AGTTAAAGGCAACTCCTAAAGGGGGCACTGTGGAACAGCTCACCACCCCTTTACAGACTAAGCTTTTTGATGAAACCCACAATACCAACAGACCCAAAGCTCTAGTGTCTCCCATGGTCAAAAAAGATGACACCACAAGCTCAG ATGTCAAAGAAAGCACCTCTACTGAGGTCCCATCTAACATAGTCACATCATGGGGAAACGGCAGAACTACTTCAGCTCCTGTTCAGGGCCAGAAATCTGTTCCTGCTCCACCACGGAG AGTGTCCAAAAGGCCTGTTCCTAAAAACGAAAAGCTTACAGCTCCTACAACACCACCTCTTGTCAAGAAAAGAAG AAGCTCAACATCCCAAACTGTGAGACGCAGTGGTGCTGCTGTGAGACGCAGCGGTGCAGGTGCAAGACGCAGTGGTGCAGGTGCGAGGAGCAGCGTCCGGCTGAGAAACAAACCAGCCATTGCCTCAAAGACCTCAGATACTGCCTCCGCCTCCAACACTACACA ACAGAAAAGCACAGAACAGCAAGAGATGGAGCACATCGAGGCTTTACAAAAAGAGGTGGCCGAACAGCGGCGTAAGAATGAGGCAAGCTACAGGGCTGCTCTGGCAGGCA GTCACCTTCCTAAGAAGCATGTTCTGTCCACCACCATTCCCAAAGAATTCAACTTCCGCTCAGATAGCAGGTTGAAGAACCACTTGGATGTAGGCTCTGCAGTTGGCAACTCGTATAAGGAAGTGGATTTCACCTCTCAGCTCCGCAAGCACCCATCTTCCCCT TTGAAGGCTCCAAAGGGAACAACCATTCCTAAACCCTTCAACCTCTCCAAAGGAAAGAGGAAGCTTGATGAGGCAGGAGCCTACGTGCCAATGGCCCAGCAGATTGAACAGTTTCAGAAACGCACTCCCACCCGCTATCACCTGCGTAGTCGGCCTAGCCAGGAAAGAG GACCTTCACCAGTGAAAACCGAGAAGCCAAAAATCACACACCCCAAAACGCCACAGCTACTGACTCGCCAGAGACATCGTCCCACAATGGTGAAAAGCACTGCGGAAATTGAggcagaagaaacagaaaaaatgcAGCA GTTTAAGTTCAAAGCTCTAGAACTCAACAGAAAGATTCTAGAAGGAGCTTTGGTTCCTAAAAAGCCGGTTAGTAAAGAAGTTACCAAGCCTGAGGGCTTCCAGTTGGAGATTGAGAAGCGACTTCAGGAGAGGCAGGCCGGTAAGAagcctgaggaagaagaggaccACACGTTCCATCCCAGACCACTACCAACTCGAATTCTGGAGGAAGTTGTG GGTGTCCCAGAGAAGAAAGTTCTAAATCCAACTGTTCCAGAATCACCTGCATTTGCTCTTAAAAATCGAGTGcgaatggaaaagaaaaaagaagag GAGAAGCCTCCTGCTCCAATTAAGGCACATGCTGTGCCCCACTTCCTGCCATTCCAGCCCAAACTACCAGTCAAGAGCCAGGTAGAAATGTGCCCTTTCTCATTTGAGGAACGCGAGCGTGAACGAAGGGTAATGAAAGAGAAGAAACTGGAGGAAATGAGAAATGAAGAG GTACCTAAGTTTAAGGCCCAACCCCTTCCTGACTTCCATGAAGTGCACCTCCCTGAGAAAAAAGTAGTAGAGCCCACCAAACCTGCTCCTTTCAAGCTGATGGTTGACGAACGAGGAGCTGCAAAGGGTGAACGCTGGGAGCAGATG ATGAAAGAGGAGTTAAAACGACAGGCAGAAGCTGCATGTTTTAAGGCACAACCAAACAATGTAGTGCACAAAGAACCATTTGTACCGAAAAAGGAGAATCACTCTATCTTG GCCAATACTACTAATTCTGCAGTTCCAGAGGCATTCCAGTTGGCCACAGAACGGAGAGCCAAGGAACGTATGGAGTTCGAAAAGGAGTTGAGCGAGAAGGAGGCACTGAGGGCTCGCATGGAAGAGGAGTGGACAAGAGAACGAGAGGAGCAGAAAAAGGAGGAGATTGCAAGGCTGCGGCAGGAACAG GTGCGCAAGGCCCAGCCAGTCAGACGCTACAAGCCAGTGGAGTTGAAAAAGAGTGACGTGTCTCTCACAGTGCCCCAGTCTCCAAACTTTTCAGATCGTTTCCGCTTGTAA
- the LOC109112075 gene encoding targeting protein for Xklp2-like isoform X2, producing MEEGSADAYTWDAPSHVIESIDDFALDPQDNADQWFELKATPKGGTVEQLTTPLQTKLFDETHNTNRPKALVSPMVKKDDTTSSDVKESTSTEVPSNIVTSWGNGRTTSAPVQGQKSVPAPPRRVSKRPVPKNEKLTAPTTPPLVKKRRVVLAATAWRVFDQRRRSSTSQTVRRSGAAVRRSGAGARRSGAGARSSVRLRNKPAIASKTSDTASASNTTQQKSTEQQEMEHIEALQKEVAEQRRKNEASYRAALAGSHLPKKHVLSTTIPKEFNFRSDSRLKNHLDVGSAVGNSYKEVDFTSQLRKHPSSPLKAPKGTTIPKPFNLSKGKRKLDEAGAYVPMAQQIEQFQKRTPTRYHLRSRPSQERGPSPVKTEKPKITHPKTPQLLTRQRHRPTMVKSTAEIEAEETEKMQQFKFKALELNRKILEGALVPKKPVSKEVTKPEGFQLEIEKRLQERQAGKKPEEEEDHTFHPRPLPTRILEEVVGVPEKKVLNPTVPESPAFALKNRVRMEKKKEEEKPPAPIKAHAVPHFLPFQPKLPVKSQVEMCPFSFEERERERRVMKEKKLEEMRNEEVPKFKAQPLPDFHEVHLPEKKVVEPTKPAPFKLMVDERGAAKGERWEQMMKEELKRQAEAACFKAQPNNVVHKEPFVPKKENHSILVPEAFQLATERRAKERMEFEKELSEKEALRARMEEEWTREREEQKKEEIARLRQEQVRKAQPVRRYKPVELKKSDVSLTVPQSPNFSDRFRL from the exons ATGGAAGAGGGTTCTGCTGATGCGTACACATGGGATGCCCCTTCTCATGTTATAGAGTCTATAGATGATTTTGCCCTGGACCCTCAGGATAATGCTGACCAGTGGTTTG AGTTAAAGGCAACTCCTAAAGGGGGCACTGTGGAACAGCTCACCACCCCTTTACAGACTAAGCTTTTTGATGAAACCCACAATACCAACAGACCCAAAGCTCTAGTGTCTCCCATGGTCAAAAAAGATGACACCACAAGCTCAG ATGTCAAAGAAAGCACCTCTACTGAGGTCCCATCTAACATAGTCACATCATGGGGAAACGGCAGAACTACTTCAGCTCCTGTTCAGGGCCAGAAATCTGTTCCTGCTCCACCACGGAG AGTGTCCAAAAGGCCTGTTCCTAAAAACGAAAAGCTTACAGCTCCTACAACACCACCTCTTGTCAAGAAAAGAAG AGTTGTACTGGCTGCCACAGCATGGAGAGTTTTTGATCAGCGGCGAAG AAGCTCAACATCCCAAACTGTGAGACGCAGTGGTGCTGCTGTGAGACGCAGCGGTGCAGGTGCAAGACGCAGTGGTGCAGGTGCGAGGAGCAGCGTCCGGCTGAGAAACAAACCAGCCATTGCCTCAAAGACCTCAGATACTGCCTCCGCCTCCAACACTACACA ACAGAAAAGCACAGAACAGCAAGAGATGGAGCACATCGAGGCTTTACAAAAAGAGGTGGCCGAACAGCGGCGTAAGAATGAGGCAAGCTACAGGGCTGCTCTGGCAGGCA GTCACCTTCCTAAGAAGCATGTTCTGTCCACCACCATTCCCAAAGAATTCAACTTCCGCTCAGATAGCAGGTTGAAGAACCACTTGGATGTAGGCTCTGCAGTTGGCAACTCGTATAAGGAAGTGGATTTCACCTCTCAGCTCCGCAAGCACCCATCTTCCCCT TTGAAGGCTCCAAAGGGAACAACCATTCCTAAACCCTTCAACCTCTCCAAAGGAAAGAGGAAGCTTGATGAGGCAGGAGCCTACGTGCCAATGGCCCAGCAGATTGAACAGTTTCAGAAACGCACTCCCACCCGCTATCACCTGCGTAGTCGGCCTAGCCAGGAAAGAG GACCTTCACCAGTGAAAACCGAGAAGCCAAAAATCACACACCCCAAAACGCCACAGCTACTGACTCGCCAGAGACATCGTCCCACAATGGTGAAAAGCACTGCGGAAATTGAggcagaagaaacagaaaaaatgcAGCA GTTTAAGTTCAAAGCTCTAGAACTCAACAGAAAGATTCTAGAAGGAGCTTTGGTTCCTAAAAAGCCGGTTAGTAAAGAAGTTACCAAGCCTGAGGGCTTCCAGTTGGAGATTGAGAAGCGACTTCAGGAGAGGCAGGCCGGTAAGAagcctgaggaagaagaggaccACACGTTCCATCCCAGACCACTACCAACTCGAATTCTGGAGGAAGTTGTG GGTGTCCCAGAGAAGAAAGTTCTAAATCCAACTGTTCCAGAATCACCTGCATTTGCTCTTAAAAATCGAGTGcgaatggaaaagaaaaaagaagag GAGAAGCCTCCTGCTCCAATTAAGGCACATGCTGTGCCCCACTTCCTGCCATTCCAGCCCAAACTACCAGTCAAGAGCCAGGTAGAAATGTGCCCTTTCTCATTTGAGGAACGCGAGCGTGAACGAAGGGTAATGAAAGAGAAGAAACTGGAGGAAATGAGAAATGAAGAG GTACCTAAGTTTAAGGCCCAACCCCTTCCTGACTTCCATGAAGTGCACCTCCCTGAGAAAAAAGTAGTAGAGCCCACCAAACCTGCTCCTTTCAAGCTGATGGTTGACGAACGAGGAGCTGCAAAGGGTGAACGCTGGGAGCAGATG ATGAAAGAGGAGTTAAAACGACAGGCAGAAGCTGCATGTTTTAAGGCACAACCAAACAATGTAGTGCACAAAGAACCATTTGTACCGAAAAAGGAGAATCACTCTATCTTGG TTCCAGAGGCATTCCAGTTGGCCACAGAACGGAGAGCCAAGGAACGTATGGAGTTCGAAAAGGAGTTGAGCGAGAAGGAGGCACTGAGGGCTCGCATGGAAGAGGAGTGGACAAGAGAACGAGAGGAGCAGAAAAAGGAGGAGATTGCAAGGCTGCGGCAGGAACAG GTGCGCAAGGCCCAGCCAGTCAGACGCTACAAGCCAGTGGAGTTGAAAAAGAGTGACGTGTCTCTCACAGTGCCCCAGTCTCCAAACTTTTCAGATCGTTTCCGCTTGTAA
- the LOC109112075 gene encoding targeting protein for Xklp2-B-like isoform X1: MEEGSADAYTWDAPSHVIESIDDFALDPQDNADQWFELKATPKGGTVEQLTTPLQTKLFDETHNTNRPKALVSPMVKKDDTTSSDVKESTSTEVPSNIVTSWGNGRTTSAPVQGQKSVPAPPRRVSKRPVPKNEKLTAPTTPPLVKKRRVVLAATAWRVFDQRRRSSTSQTVRRSGAAVRRSGAGARRSGAGARSSVRLRNKPAIASKTSDTASASNTTQQKSTEQQEMEHIEALQKEVAEQRRKNEASYRAALAGSHLPKKHVLSTTIPKEFNFRSDSRLKNHLDVGSAVGNSYKEVDFTSQLRKHPSSPLKAPKGTTIPKPFNLSKGKRKLDEAGAYVPMAQQIEQFQKRTPTRYHLRSRPSQERGPSPVKTEKPKITHPKTPQLLTRQRHRPTMVKSTAEIEAEETEKMQQFKFKALELNRKILEGALVPKKPVSKEVTKPEGFQLEIEKRLQERQAGKKPEEEEDHTFHPRPLPTRILEEVVGVPEKKVLNPTVPESPAFALKNRVRMEKKKEEEKPPAPIKAHAVPHFLPFQPKLPVKSQVEMCPFSFEERERERRVMKEKKLEEMRNEEVPKFKAQPLPDFHEVHLPEKKVVEPTKPAPFKLMVDERGAAKGERWEQMMKEELKRQAEAACFKAQPNNVVHKEPFVPKKENHSIFANTTNSAVPEAFQLATERRAKERMEFEKELSEKEALRARMEEEWTREREEQKKEEIARLRQEQVRKAQPVRRYKPVELKKSDVSLTVPQSPNFSDRFRL, encoded by the exons ATGGAAGAGGGTTCTGCTGATGCGTACACATGGGATGCCCCTTCTCATGTTATAGAGTCTATAGATGATTTTGCCCTGGACCCTCAGGATAATGCTGACCAGTGGTTTG AGTTAAAGGCAACTCCTAAAGGGGGCACTGTGGAACAGCTCACCACCCCTTTACAGACTAAGCTTTTTGATGAAACCCACAATACCAACAGACCCAAAGCTCTAGTGTCTCCCATGGTCAAAAAAGATGACACCACAAGCTCAG ATGTCAAAGAAAGCACCTCTACTGAGGTCCCATCTAACATAGTCACATCATGGGGAAACGGCAGAACTACTTCAGCTCCTGTTCAGGGCCAGAAATCTGTTCCTGCTCCACCACGGAG AGTGTCCAAAAGGCCTGTTCCTAAAAACGAAAAGCTTACAGCTCCTACAACACCACCTCTTGTCAAGAAAAGAAG AGTTGTACTGGCTGCCACAGCATGGAGAGTTTTTGATCAGCGGCGAAG AAGCTCAACATCCCAAACTGTGAGACGCAGTGGTGCTGCTGTGAGACGCAGCGGTGCAGGTGCAAGACGCAGTGGTGCAGGTGCGAGGAGCAGCGTCCGGCTGAGAAACAAACCAGCCATTGCCTCAAAGACCTCAGATACTGCCTCCGCCTCCAACACTACACA ACAGAAAAGCACAGAACAGCAAGAGATGGAGCACATCGAGGCTTTACAAAAAGAGGTGGCCGAACAGCGGCGTAAGAATGAGGCAAGCTACAGGGCTGCTCTGGCAGGCA GTCACCTTCCTAAGAAGCATGTTCTGTCCACCACCATTCCCAAAGAATTCAACTTCCGCTCAGATAGCAGGTTGAAGAACCACTTGGATGTAGGCTCTGCAGTTGGCAACTCGTATAAGGAAGTGGATTTCACCTCTCAGCTCCGCAAGCACCCATCTTCCCCT TTGAAGGCTCCAAAGGGAACAACCATTCCTAAACCCTTCAACCTCTCCAAAGGAAAGAGGAAGCTTGATGAGGCAGGAGCCTACGTGCCAATGGCCCAGCAGATTGAACAGTTTCAGAAACGCACTCCCACCCGCTATCACCTGCGTAGTCGGCCTAGCCAGGAAAGAG GACCTTCACCAGTGAAAACCGAGAAGCCAAAAATCACACACCCCAAAACGCCACAGCTACTGACTCGCCAGAGACATCGTCCCACAATGGTGAAAAGCACTGCGGAAATTGAggcagaagaaacagaaaaaatgcAGCA GTTTAAGTTCAAAGCTCTAGAACTCAACAGAAAGATTCTAGAAGGAGCTTTGGTTCCTAAAAAGCCGGTTAGTAAAGAAGTTACCAAGCCTGAGGGCTTCCAGTTGGAGATTGAGAAGCGACTTCAGGAGAGGCAGGCCGGTAAGAagcctgaggaagaagaggaccACACGTTCCATCCCAGACCACTACCAACTCGAATTCTGGAGGAAGTTGTG GGTGTCCCAGAGAAGAAAGTTCTAAATCCAACTGTTCCAGAATCACCTGCATTTGCTCTTAAAAATCGAGTGcgaatggaaaagaaaaaagaagag GAGAAGCCTCCTGCTCCAATTAAGGCACATGCTGTGCCCCACTTCCTGCCATTCCAGCCCAAACTACCAGTCAAGAGCCAGGTAGAAATGTGCCCTTTCTCATTTGAGGAACGCGAGCGTGAACGAAGGGTAATGAAAGAGAAGAAACTGGAGGAAATGAGAAATGAAGAG GTACCTAAGTTTAAGGCCCAACCCCTTCCTGACTTCCATGAAGTGCACCTCCCTGAGAAAAAAGTAGTAGAGCCCACCAAACCTGCTCCTTTCAAGCTGATGGTTGACGAACGAGGAGCTGCAAAGGGTGAACGCTGGGAGCAGATG ATGAAAGAGGAGTTAAAACGACAGGCAGAAGCTGCATGTTTTAAGGCACAACCAAACAATGTAGTGCACAAAGAACCATTTGTACCGAAAAAGGAGAATCACTCTATCT TCGCCAATACTACTAATTCTGCAGTTCCAGAGGCATTCCAGTTGGCCACAGAACGGAGAGCCAAGGAACGTATGGAGTTCGAAAAGGAGTTGAGCGAGAAGGAGGCACTGAGGGCTCGCATGGAAGAGGAGTGGACAAGAGAACGAGAGGAGCAGAAAAAGGAGGAGATTGCAAGGCTGCGGCAGGAACAG GTGCGCAAGGCCCAGCCAGTCAGACGCTACAAGCCAGTGGAGTTGAAAAAGAGTGACGTGTCTCTCACAGTGCCCCAGTCTCCAAACTTTTCAGATCGTTTCCGCTTGTAA